The Terriglobales bacterium genome includes a window with the following:
- a CDS encoding O-methyltransferase, with product MNQEQWTAVDHYISETVVPSDAALDAAIEASSKAELPAIAVTPNQGKLLQIFARLVHARRVLEIGTLGGYSTIWLARALPEGGRVISLELNPKHAEVARANIERAGLSKRVEIRLGRAQDTLPKLAAEAKDLFDLIFIDADKASIPQYFTWSLKLSRPGSVIIVDNVVRKGAVIDAASSDEDVQGVRRLNDMLATEKRVTATTIQTVGSKGYDGFTLALVNAVA from the coding sequence ATGAATCAGGAGCAATGGACAGCCGTCGACCATTACATAAGTGAAACCGTTGTACCTTCCGACGCAGCACTCGACGCTGCGATCGAAGCCAGCTCCAAGGCTGAATTGCCGGCGATCGCCGTTACCCCGAATCAGGGGAAACTGCTCCAAATATTCGCCAGACTCGTGCACGCGCGCAGGGTTTTGGAGATCGGCACGCTAGGCGGCTACAGCACCATCTGGCTGGCGCGGGCCCTCCCTGAGGGCGGTCGAGTGATCAGCCTGGAACTGAATCCAAAACACGCTGAAGTTGCGCGGGCCAACATCGAGCGAGCCGGCCTGTCGAAAAGAGTTGAAATACGCTTGGGACGCGCGCAGGACACATTGCCAAAGCTCGCAGCCGAAGCCAAGGATCTGTTCGACCTGATTTTCATCGATGCCGACAAGGCAAGCATCCCACAGTACTTCACCTGGTCTCTAAAGCTTTCGCGACCGGGCAGCGTGATCATCGTGGACAATGTTGTGCGCAAGGGGGCAGTTATCGACGCGGCCAGCTCGGACGAAGATGTGCAGGGGGTTCGTCGCCTAAACGACATGCTTGCGACGGAGAAGCGTGTGACCGCGACGACGATCCAAACTGTCGGGAGCAAAGGCTACGACGGGTTCACGCTCGCGCTTGTGAATGCCGTAGCATGA
- a CDS encoding MmcQ/YjbR family DNA-binding protein — protein sequence MDSIILNHDRRVLMDIDAVRKFCLSMPHATESVQWGNDLVMKVGGKMFAVMVLEPAQVWLSFKCTPEDFAELTERPGIIPAPYAARYHWVALERKDALTTSELKHQIQRSYQLVLDKLPKKARAALH from the coding sequence TTGGATTCCATTATCCTCAACCATGACAGGCGAGTGCTCATGGACATCGATGCCGTCCGCAAATTTTGCCTTTCCATGCCGCACGCCACGGAGTCTGTCCAGTGGGGCAACGACCTGGTGATGAAGGTCGGTGGCAAGATGTTTGCCGTCATGGTGCTTGAGCCTGCGCAGGTCTGGCTTTCGTTCAAGTGCACGCCGGAAGACTTCGCCGAACTGACGGAGCGGCCCGGGATCATTCCGGCTCCGTATGCCGCGCGATATCACTGGGTGGCGCTTGAGAGAAAGGACGCGCTCACGACTTCCGAACTGAAGCACCAGATCCAACGCTCCTACCAACTCGTCCTGGATAAGCTTCCCAAAAAGGCACGCGCAGCCTTGCACTGA
- a CDS encoding DUF4382 domain-containing protein: MSRYWMAAGSTAVLALSIAFLVACSGSSTSMQTASAATTMITISDPATCSSGTGGPFGHVYVTVTDVQIHASASAGDNDSNWIDLTPNLKSSPQQIDLLGQANNQCFLASLGSTTELQPGSYQQIRVMLAPNNAAASGDKCNGTANCVVLSADNSVHTLLLSSESKTGLKIPAGQIAGGNFTVAAGQTKDLNIDFNTCASIVTQGNGQYRLKPVLHAGEVSTTSTSINGKLVDKTTGQAIVGGKAIVALEQKDASGIDRVVMQVTPDNTGAFVFCPVPAGSYDVVAVAINGANVAYATTIATGVTVGAALGNVQMFPTTGTNTGPGSITGTVTTATAAPAAGTVADLTISALQQVGSLNVTIPLAQQSSATATLTAQAGATCPANTDCATYTLSVPGVNPTVGAFSANGTNYVTGASGAASYTVEAQAFVPQSGGKIDCTNPVMTTPAISVSPGSTPAQAPTLAFTGCQ, from the coding sequence ATGTCTCGATACTGGATGGCAGCGGGCAGCACAGCGGTGCTGGCTCTCTCCATCGCATTTCTGGTGGCTTGCAGCGGCAGTAGTACCTCCATGCAAACCGCATCGGCGGCCACAACCATGATTACCATCAGCGATCCCGCAACCTGTAGCTCCGGTACGGGCGGACCGTTCGGTCACGTATATGTCACCGTAACGGATGTTCAGATACATGCCAGTGCCAGCGCTGGCGACAATGACTCCAACTGGATCGATCTAACTCCCAACTTGAAGAGCAGCCCACAACAAATCGATTTGCTTGGTCAGGCAAACAACCAATGCTTTCTGGCGTCGCTGGGTTCCACTACGGAGCTGCAGCCCGGCAGCTATCAACAGATTCGGGTAATGCTTGCCCCCAACAACGCCGCTGCCTCCGGAGACAAGTGCAACGGAACAGCGAATTGCGTCGTGCTCTCCGCAGACAACAGCGTCCACACGCTCCTGCTTTCGAGTGAATCCAAAACGGGACTGAAGATTCCCGCCGGTCAGATAGCCGGAGGAAACTTCACCGTTGCTGCTGGACAGACTAAAGATTTGAACATTGACTTCAATACCTGTGCGTCCATCGTGACACAAGGGAACGGGCAATACCGTCTGAAGCCAGTACTGCATGCCGGCGAGGTGTCCACGACTTCGACTTCGATCAACGGCAAACTCGTCGATAAAACTACTGGCCAGGCGATTGTGGGAGGCAAGGCGATCGTTGCATTGGAACAGAAAGACGCATCAGGCATCGATCGTGTAGTAATGCAGGTCACGCCTGACAACACCGGAGCATTCGTCTTCTGCCCAGTGCCGGCAGGCTCGTACGATGTTGTCGCAGTCGCGATCAACGGCGCGAATGTTGCGTATGCGACCACCATCGCCACTGGTGTAACGGTCGGAGCTGCGCTCGGCAACGTACAGATGTTTCCGACCACGGGAACGAACACGGGACCGGGTTCGATTACGGGGACTGTGACCACTGCAACAGCCGCGCCTGCAGCTGGAACCGTAGCCGACCTGACCATCTCGGCGTTGCAGCAGGTCGGATCGCTGAACGTTACCATTCCGCTGGCGCAACAGTCGTCGGCTACGGCAACGCTTACCGCGCAGGCCGGAGCGACTTGTCCCGCGAACACGGATTGTGCGACTTACACCCTCTCCGTTCCGGGAGTGAATCCGACAGTCGGTGCGTTCAGCGCAAATGGCACGAACTACGTAACTGGCGCATCCGGAGCAGCGAGCTACACGGTGGAAGCGCAGGCATTCGTTCCACAGTCTGGTGGCAAGATCGATTGCACGAATCCAGTCATGACGACGCCTGCCATATCAGTCTCGCCCGGCAGCACGCCCGCACAGGCCCCGACTCTCGCCTTTACGGGCTGCCAATAG
- a CDS encoding DUF1003 domain-containing protein: MPCDRELLRNVPLFALLDDDEAAVLASQVEMKQFAARQRIYKIGDEGGRGYILVAGKVRVATVDQDDQEVVIDEPAQGEFFGFASMLDGLHHMSHATALESTVCIEVDRKDIAVLLERKPHSGMDMLTVLGRQFHSSQELVRLRAARNPNELIEEKTTIGESVADSVARFGGSWKFIITFGVVLVVYTAMNVVLGHQAWDPYPFILLNLFLSMLAAIQAPVIMMSQNRQDAKDRVRSELDFEVNRRSEFQIQGLARKLNLVSDKIDDVQDLLRGKISVTE; encoded by the coding sequence ATGCCGTGCGATCGAGAGCTGTTAAGAAATGTTCCGCTATTTGCTCTTTTGGATGACGATGAGGCTGCCGTTCTGGCTAGCCAAGTAGAGATGAAACAGTTCGCCGCGCGGCAGCGGATTTATAAGATCGGCGATGAAGGAGGACGGGGATACATTCTCGTTGCGGGAAAGGTCCGCGTTGCGACTGTCGATCAGGACGACCAGGAGGTCGTGATCGACGAGCCTGCGCAAGGCGAGTTCTTTGGTTTTGCTTCCATGCTCGACGGCCTGCACCACATGAGCCATGCAACTGCCCTGGAATCGACAGTGTGCATCGAGGTAGACCGCAAGGATATTGCCGTCCTGCTGGAACGAAAACCTCACTCGGGTATGGATATGCTTACTGTTCTCGGCCGCCAATTTCACAGCTCGCAGGAACTCGTTCGGCTGCGTGCAGCACGCAATCCCAACGAATTGATCGAGGAAAAGACGACCATAGGCGAGTCCGTTGCTGACAGTGTTGCCCGGTTTGGCGGCTCGTGGAAATTCATCATTACTTTCGGTGTCGTGCTCGTTGTTTACACGGCGATGAACGTCGTGTTGGGACACCAGGCGTGGGACCCTTATCCTTTTATTCTTCTCAATTTGTTCCTTTCAATGTTGGCCGCAATCCAGGCGCCGGTCATCATGATGAGTCAGAACCGGCAAGATGCGAAGGATAGAGTTCGCAGCGAACTGGACTTCGAGGTGAATCGGCGCTCCGAGTTCCAGATTCAGGGTTTAGCCCGCAAGCTGAATCTGGTGTCGGACAAAATTGACGATGTTCAGGATCTGCTGAGGGGAAAGATTTCCGTTACTGAGTAA
- a CDS encoding FHA domain-containing protein: protein MAKLFLKFEQAVLKEIPLSQGVTTIGRLPDNVIQVDNLAVSGHHAKIYWDKDKFVIEDNNSLNGTYVNNARVNRRALKDGDNVLIGKHILAFREDWREDRPGQLATPGYSSSPMLKPDPSVMLDMKDRPSGSSAAPGQAPGAEAGRSPTRQYSTLPGADRTGTLTILSGKTDDTQYVLTSKMSVIGKSEMASIKLKKWFAPKMAALISKRENGYFIAASEKNIKVKINGEEISGQRALADGDVIEVADVKMTFGFQT from the coding sequence ATGGCAAAACTCTTCCTGAAATTCGAGCAGGCGGTGCTGAAGGAGATCCCTCTCTCTCAGGGAGTTACGACCATCGGTCGACTTCCGGATAACGTCATCCAAGTCGATAACCTCGCCGTCTCCGGTCATCATGCGAAGATCTATTGGGATAAGGACAAGTTCGTAATCGAGGATAATAATTCCCTAAATGGAACTTACGTGAACAACGCCAGAGTGAATCGCCGCGCTCTCAAGGATGGTGACAACGTACTAATAGGGAAGCATATCCTGGCATTCAGGGAAGACTGGCGCGAAGATCGCCCCGGCCAACTTGCCACTCCTGGATACTCCAGTTCCCCTATGCTAAAACCCGATCCGTCAGTGATGCTCGATATGAAGGATCGACCCTCTGGTTCAAGCGCTGCTCCGGGACAAGCCCCAGGCGCTGAAGCGGGGCGAAGTCCTACACGCCAGTACTCGACGCTGCCCGGAGCCGACAGAACTGGAACCCTTACGATTCTCAGTGGAAAGACCGACGATACACAGTATGTGCTGACCAGCAAGATGAGCGTTATCGGCAAATCCGAAATGGCATCCATCAAGCTCAAGAAGTGGTTCGCTCCGAAGATGGCTGCCCTGATCTCAAAACGAGAAAACGGATACTTCATTGCCGCATCGGAGAAGAACATAAAAGTGAAGATAAACGGGGAAGAGATCTCCGGTCAGCGAGCTCTTGCAGATGGCGACGTAATTGAGGTCGCAGACGTTAAGATGACATTCGGATTTCAGACTTAA
- a CDS encoding Stp1/IreP family PP2C-type Ser/Thr phosphatase: MSLTAEVAGKTDIGCVRKNNEDNLGWDQRVSLYIVCDGMGGALAGEVASKMGVDLLLEYFRQGKETGVYPEFGEVPGDMSAAGRQLLSAIRRANAAIYEAGQAKQSQQGMGSTIVAALLQENFLTIAHAGDSRMYRLRDGVLEQLTQDHSLVMEQVRRGLITIEEAEKSEMQNIIIRALGSEEAVEPDIQELIALRGDVYLLATDGLTKLVKDDLIKQIMENSPSLDVACEDLISAAKEKGGDDNITCLLLRVVELPWYQKFLNFLLGGGQSWQNSS; encoded by the coding sequence ATGAGCCTGACCGCTGAAGTAGCCGGCAAGACCGACATCGGGTGCGTCCGCAAGAATAATGAGGACAACCTCGGCTGGGACCAGAGGGTATCTCTCTATATCGTGTGCGACGGCATGGGCGGCGCCTTAGCTGGCGAAGTAGCCAGCAAGATGGGCGTCGACCTGTTGCTCGAATATTTTCGCCAAGGCAAAGAGACCGGTGTCTACCCGGAATTCGGCGAGGTCCCCGGCGACATGTCTGCGGCCGGGCGGCAACTATTGAGCGCGATCCGGCGGGCAAATGCCGCGATTTACGAGGCTGGACAGGCCAAACAATCGCAGCAGGGCATGGGATCCACCATCGTCGCGGCCCTGCTTCAGGAAAACTTCCTCACCATCGCTCATGCCGGCGACAGTCGCATGTACCGGCTGAGGGACGGTGTCCTCGAGCAGCTCACGCAAGACCACTCCCTCGTAATGGAGCAAGTGCGGCGTGGTTTGATCACTATCGAGGAGGCGGAAAAGTCCGAGATGCAGAACATCATCATTCGGGCTCTGGGCTCCGAGGAAGCTGTCGAACCCGACATTCAGGAACTCATCGCCCTGCGGGGCGATGTGTACTTACTCGCGACCGATGGTCTCACAAAGCTGGTGAAGGACGACTTGATCAAACAGATTATGGAGAACTCGCCTTCTCTTGACGTGGCATGCGAAGATTTGATCAGCGCGGCCAAAGAAAAAGGCGGGGACGACAATATTACTTGTCTGCTGCTGCGGGTGGTTGAACTGCCGTGGTACCAGAAGTTCCTCAACTTCCTGCTCGGCGGAGGACAATCATGGCAAAACTCTTCCTGA
- a CDS encoding amidohydrolase family protein has product MRIIGLLLICSAALAQTTTDAKAYVKYDQPLIVLNHVRMIDGTGSASKDDQMVVISGGKIQSIANSSGTVPQGAQVLDLVGFSVIPGLVGMHDHIYYPAPGRKVAMYPEHAWSFPRLYLAGGVTTIRTTGSVETYTDLQLKKDIDSGKTPGPKMHVTGPYLEGAGAYTPQMHELKDAEDARRTVNYWIDEGVTNFKAYMNITHDELRAAVEEAHKRKLKVTGHLCSIGFREAAAIGIDDLEHGIVVDSEFAPGKQPDKCPPQKDIRDTLLKLDIGGEQVQSMIKELVSRHVAMTSTLPVFEGFVPNRPPLRQANLDAMLPEAREQYLTTRDTMAKNAAQSSWPTLFKKELEFEYAFAKAGGLLLAGLDPTGNGAVVAGYGDQREVELLVEAGFTPLEAIRIATYNGAQYLGELDRIGTLAPGKQADIVVVKGDPSTKISDIENVEVVFKDGVGYDPAKLVKDANGFVGLK; this is encoded by the coding sequence ATGCGAATCATTGGTCTACTTCTAATCTGCTCCGCGGCTCTTGCTCAAACAACAACCGACGCCAAGGCCTATGTTAAATACGACCAGCCATTGATCGTGTTGAACCATGTGCGGATGATCGACGGAACGGGCTCAGCCTCAAAAGACGACCAGATGGTGGTCATTTCCGGAGGAAAGATCCAGAGCATTGCGAACTCAAGTGGAACTGTTCCACAAGGGGCGCAGGTGCTCGATTTAGTTGGATTCAGCGTGATCCCTGGTCTAGTTGGTATGCACGATCACATTTATTACCCCGCTCCGGGCCGGAAGGTAGCTATGTATCCCGAACATGCCTGGAGCTTTCCCCGCCTGTACTTAGCGGGAGGAGTAACGACGATCCGCACTACCGGCTCAGTCGAGACCTACACGGACCTGCAACTGAAGAAGGACATCGACTCAGGAAAGACTCCCGGACCGAAGATGCATGTCACCGGGCCCTATCTGGAAGGAGCGGGTGCATACACTCCCCAAATGCACGAACTGAAGGACGCGGAGGATGCCCGCCGAACCGTGAATTACTGGATCGACGAGGGCGTAACCAACTTTAAGGCCTACATGAATATCACCCACGACGAGCTTCGCGCTGCGGTTGAGGAGGCGCATAAGCGAAAGCTGAAGGTAACGGGGCATTTGTGTTCAATCGGCTTTCGCGAGGCTGCGGCCATCGGCATCGACGATCTTGAACATGGAATCGTGGTGGATTCGGAGTTTGCACCCGGTAAACAACCCGATAAGTGCCCACCGCAAAAAGACATTCGCGATACGCTGCTGAAGCTCGACATCGGAGGCGAGCAGGTGCAGTCGATGATCAAGGAACTGGTGTCACGCCACGTCGCAATGACCTCAACTCTCCCGGTCTTTGAAGGATTCGTGCCCAATCGTCCCCCGCTGCGCCAGGCGAACTTGGATGCCATGCTGCCTGAAGCACGGGAACAGTACCTGACCACGCGAGACACAATGGCAAAGAACGCGGCGCAATCCTCTTGGCCTACGCTCTTCAAGAAGGAATTGGAGTTCGAGTACGCCTTCGCTAAAGCTGGCGGCCTACTGCTGGCGGGCTTAGATCCGACCGGCAACGGTGCAGTCGTCGCTGGCTATGGCGATCAACGCGAAGTAGAGCTGCTAGTCGAAGCTGGATTCACTCCGCTTGAAGCGATCCGCATTGCAACCTACAACGGCGCGCAGTACCTCGGCGAACTTGATCGCATCGGCACGCTCGCGCCAGGCAAGCAGGCCGACATCGTCGTAGTGAAAGGCGATCCTTCCACAAAGATCTCGGACATTGAGAACGTTGAAGTCGTCTTCAAAGACGGCGTGGGCTACGATCCGGCAAAGCTGGTGAAGGATGCAAATGGTTTCGTGGGTTTGAAATGA
- a CDS encoding tryptophan 2,3-dioxygenase family protein has protein sequence MSEKQQKRKSPKHQPLIPQNREMTEPILPGTAATDYERYLRTEELLALQKPPEQRSHPDELMFQIVHQASELLLKGTANELERARAAIAEGDHTRGVKLLDRSFRMLDRAIDLLHVLETLTPYEYHIIRAGLGHGSGLDSPGFLSLLHLAPRLGQAFFDQLDGAGISVEQLYRRCDEFLALHEVAEKLLDFDERVQLFRFHHMKLAHRIIGGDVLGTTGRPVDILRQRQEHVLYKELWEVRNEITAHVNARTRMEDQGHGRSG, from the coding sequence TTGAGTGAGAAGCAGCAGAAGCGGAAGTCTCCCAAACACCAGCCACTGATTCCACAAAATCGCGAGATGACTGAGCCGATTCTGCCCGGTACAGCGGCTACAGATTACGAGCGATATCTGCGGACCGAAGAACTGCTCGCACTTCAAAAACCACCGGAGCAGCGATCGCATCCTGACGAACTGATGTTCCAGATCGTTCATCAGGCATCGGAATTGCTGCTGAAGGGAACTGCGAATGAATTGGAGCGGGCGCGTGCGGCCATTGCCGAAGGAGATCACACGCGCGGGGTGAAGTTGCTCGATCGATCGTTTCGCATGCTCGATCGCGCCATCGATCTTCTGCATGTCCTGGAGACGCTCACGCCGTACGAGTATCACATCATCCGTGCCGGGCTTGGACATGGCAGCGGATTAGATTCTCCTGGCTTTCTCTCTCTTCTGCACCTTGCTCCCAGATTGGGACAAGCATTCTTCGATCAGCTCGACGGCGCTGGGATTAGTGTTGAACAACTGTATAGGCGTTGTGACGAGTTCCTGGCACTACATGAGGTTGCCGAAAAGTTACTCGACTTCGACGAACGCGTTCAGCTTTTCCGCTTCCATCACATGAAGCTCGCTCATCGCATTATCGGTGGGGATGTTCTGGGCACCACCGGCCGCCCGGTGGACATTCTCCGGCAGCGCCAGGAACATGTTCTCTACAAGGAACTGTGGGAAGTCCGGAATGAGATCACCGCGCACGTGAATGCGAGAACCAGGATGGAAGATCAGGGCCACGGGCGGTCTGGGTAA
- a CDS encoding ABC transporter ATP-binding protein: MPHIIQAENVSKVYHVGKVDVPALRSVTFSVERGEFVSIVGPSGSGKSTLFYILGGLTRATSGRVLIDNVDFAQLSDAKRTALRKSRIGFVFQKFNLLPTLDAMTNIAIAHEIAGKNGDMNREYFDKIVELLGLKGRLHHRPSELSGGEQQRVALARALINHPALILADEPTGNLDTKNSNVVLNMLRQSNQELGQTVLMITHNPEAAAVGDRTIHMRDGEIVD; the protein is encoded by the coding sequence ATGCCGCACATCATTCAGGCAGAGAACGTCAGCAAGGTCTATCACGTAGGAAAGGTGGACGTGCCGGCGCTTCGCAGTGTCACCTTCAGCGTAGAGCGCGGTGAGTTCGTCAGCATTGTAGGCCCCTCTGGAAGCGGCAAGTCCACACTCTTCTATATTCTCGGCGGCCTCACGAGAGCCACGAGCGGTCGTGTACTGATCGACAACGTCGATTTCGCCCAACTCTCCGACGCGAAGCGCACAGCGCTCCGCAAGAGCCGTATCGGCTTCGTTTTTCAGAAGTTCAATCTGCTGCCAACGCTCGATGCCATGACGAACATCGCCATCGCGCATGAGATTGCCGGCAAGAACGGTGACATGAATCGCGAGTACTTCGACAAGATCGTCGAGCTGCTTGGCCTGAAGGGACGTCTCCATCATCGTCCGAGCGAACTCTCCGGCGGCGAGCAGCAGCGCGTGGCTTTGGCACGGGCGCTTATCAATCACCCAGCACTCATTCTGGCAGACGAGCCTACCGGCAACCTCGATACCAAGAATTCCAATGTAGTGCTGAACATGCTGCGGCAGTCGAACCAGGAACTCGGGCAAACTGTGCTGATGATTACTCACAATCCCGAGGCCGCGGCCGTCGGCGATCGCACGATCCACATGCGCGATGGAGAGATCGTCGATTGA
- a CDS encoding response regulator has product MRPKKVILCIDDNEQSLSIRKFMLETRGYRVLTASGGREAIEMFQNSGAIDLVLTDLVMPEMDGAEVIRVLKELAPETPMILFSGKVKMYEKGTCADVFLPKGSYPPMDLLERIRIMLVKKRGPKKTLTHEFVGAGTNSGNQAAAS; this is encoded by the coding sequence ATGCGACCGAAGAAAGTTATCCTCTGCATCGACGACAACGAACAGTCCCTCTCCATTCGAAAATTCATGCTCGAAACGCGCGGTTATCGCGTGTTGACCGCGAGCGGTGGCCGCGAAGCCATTGAGATGTTTCAGAATTCAGGAGCAATAGATCTCGTGCTGACCGATCTAGTTATGCCGGAGATGGATGGCGCGGAAGTCATCCGCGTTCTCAAAGAACTCGCACCGGAAACGCCGATGATCCTTTTCAGTGGCAAAGTGAAAATGTACGAAAAGGGAACATGCGCAGATGTTTTTCTGCCTAAAGGCTCGTACCCTCCAATGGATTTGCTGGAGAGAATTCGCATTATGCTGGTGAAGAAGCGAGGGCCGAAGAAGACTCTGACGCACGAGTTCGTCGGAGCTGGCACGAATTCTGGTAATCAAGCAGCCGCTAGTTGA